A genomic stretch from Streptococcus oralis includes:
- a CDS encoding ABC transporter permease, whose translation MVKLWRRYKPFINAGIQELITYRVNFILYRIGDVMGAFVAFYLWKAVFDSSQESLIQGFSMADITLYIIMSFVTNLLTRSDSSFMIGEEVKDGSIIMRLLRPVHFAASYLFTELGSKWLIFISVGLPFLSVIVLMKILSGQGIVEVLGLTTLYLFSLTLAYLINFFFNICFGFSAFVFKNLWGSNLLKTSIVAFMSGSLIPLAFFPKLVSDILSFLPFSSLIYTPVMIIVGKYDASQILQAFALQFFWLLVMVGLSQLIWKRVQSFITIQGG comes from the coding sequence ATGGTCAAATTGTGGAGACGTTATAAACCCTTTATCAATGCAGGGATTCAGGAGTTGATTACTTATCGAGTCAACTTTATTCTCTATCGGATTGGGGATGTTATGGGAGCTTTTGTGGCTTTCTATCTCTGGAAGGCGGTCTTTGATTCCTCGCAGGAGTCTTTGATTCAGGGCTTTAGTATGGCAGATATCACTCTCTACATTATCATGAGTTTTGTGACTAATCTTTTGACTAGGTCGGATTCTTCTTTTATGATTGGGGAGGAGGTCAAGGATGGCTCCATTATCATGCGCTTGTTGCGACCGGTGCATTTTGCGGCCTCTTATCTCTTCACCGAGCTTGGCTCCAAGTGGTTGATTTTTATCTCTGTTGGACTTCCTTTCTTGAGTGTGATTGTCTTGATGAAAATCCTTTCTGGGCAAGGGATTGTAGAAGTGCTGGGGCTAACTACCCTTTATCTATTTAGCTTGACGCTGGCCTATCTGATTAACTTTTTCTTTAATATCTGCTTTGGATTTTCAGCTTTTGTGTTTAAAAATCTTTGGGGTTCCAATCTACTTAAAACTTCCATAGTGGCCTTTATGTCTGGAAGTCTGATTCCCTTGGCTTTCTTTCCAAAGCTTGTTTCAGATATTCTGTCCTTCTTGCCTTTTTCATCTTTAATTTATACTCCGGTTATGATCATTGTTGGGAAGTACGATGCCAGTCAGATTCTTCAGGCATTCGCTTTGCAGTTTTTCTGGCTCTTAGTGATGGTGGGCTTGTCTCAGCTGATTTGGAAACGAGTCCAGTCCTTCATCACCATTCAAGGAGGTTAG
- a CDS encoding ABC transporter permease, translating into MKKYQRMHLIFIRQYIKQIMEYKVDFVVGVLGVFLTQGLNLLFLNVIFQHIPSLEGWAFQEIAFIYGFSLIPKGLDHLFFDNLWALGQRLVRKGEFDKYLTRPINPLFHILVETFQIDALGELLVGGILLATTVSSIAWTLPKFLLFLVCIPFATLIYTSLKIATASIAFWTKQSGAMIYIFYMFNDFAKYPISIYNSLLRWLISFIIPFAFTAYYPASYFLEDKNGLFNIGGLILISLIFFAISLKLWDRGLDAYESAGS; encoded by the coding sequence ATGAAAAAATATCAACGCATGCATCTGATTTTTATCAGACAATACATCAAGCAAATCATGGAATACAAGGTTGATTTTGTGGTTGGTGTTTTAGGTGTCTTTCTGACCCAAGGTTTGAACCTCTTGTTTCTCAATGTCATCTTTCAACACATTCCATCCCTAGAAGGCTGGGCCTTTCAAGAGATTGCCTTTATCTATGGTTTTTCCTTGATTCCCAAGGGATTGGACCATCTCTTTTTTGATAATCTCTGGGCACTGGGGCAGCGCTTGGTGCGAAAGGGAGAATTTGACAAGTATCTGACTCGTCCTATCAATCCTCTCTTCCATATCCTCGTTGAGACCTTTCAGATTGATGCCTTGGGTGAACTTTTGGTCGGAGGTATTTTGCTAGCGACAACAGTATCAAGCATTGCTTGGACTCTTCCCAAATTCCTGCTTTTCTTAGTCTGTATTCCTTTTGCGACCTTGATTTATACTTCCTTGAAAATCGCGACTGCCAGCATCGCTTTTTGGACCAAGCAGTCAGGCGCCATGATTTACATTTTTTATATGTTTAATGACTTTGCCAAATATCCAATTTCCATTTACAATTCCCTTCTTCGTTGGTTGATTAGCTTTATCATCCCCTTTGCCTTTACAGCCTACTATCCTGCCAGCTATTTCTTAGAGGACAAGAATGGGCTCTTTAACATTGGTGGGTTGATTCTGATTTCACTTATCTTCTTTGCAATTTCTTTGAAACTATGGGACAGGGGCTTAGATGCCTACGAAAGTGCGGGTTCGTAA